In the genome of Raphanus sativus cultivar WK10039 chromosome 9, ASM80110v3, whole genome shotgun sequence, the window TGAACAGGGATCGATTGGTTGGAGTACAAGAAGCAATTGAAGAAGAGTGAGCAGTGGAATGTGGAAGTCTACTAAGCAAGATTGTGAGAGggtttattaatattattatgtaGATAAAGGAGCTGATGCCATTGTCAattcttcatctttcttctgCATGTGATGATTTTCCATCAACAATCTAAAGAGACAATCATTACCCCcaaaatactcttttttttctacTTCCTATTCATATCATATttcgaatataattatatatgattACATAACTCTTGTGAGGGGTATGTACTATTATGATCCATTTCACAAGCTCAGGAATCAGGATCATAgattttgcatttataaaaaacattttaaaagattgaaattaatatcataaaCTTTTCACAACACATATTTCAAAAGCATTAAAAATATTAGCAAAgggaaattataattttaagaagattttttttttaatttttacttaaAATGTATAGGTTGCATTTAACATTTaacattatattaatatatttagacatcaataaataattgatatatatatatatatctaaaaatgtgcatctaaaattttaatattaataaatagtaagatacaaaacattaattttatttaaacaaatcaGGGTGTGAAAAGTCTATTTTGTGtgataatgtaaaataatttattaaaaaaaggtTTCATGTAGGATTATTAACTTATTATAGGAGCTAATTAATTAAGGAATATTTGTGTGGTGAAATGAGAATCTAGTCacaattaaatttgaattatagAGAAACACAGTTAGTGAGAGTGGTCTGGATCTGAGCAAAACCAACGATACAAATTGGTCTTTACGACCCTCTTTTTTCTCTCCATTtgctaaatatatattaactatataaCACAAGTctgtaagaaagaaagaagtaaaCATCTGAAGCTCGATGGTGAGACCCGGATTGTGTCTGTTGATCTGTGTTATTGTTTCTGTTACCTGTTGTCTTTGGCTTGAGAGCGTTAATGGCGTATACGTAAAGTACGGGACAGAAGCTAGAGTCGTGCCTGACAAACTTAACGTGCATCTAGTCCCGCATTCTCATGACGATGTCGGGTGGTTAAAAACCGTTGATCAGTACTACATCGGATCAAACAACAGTATCcaggtaatatatatatatatagataattagAGAGAAGAACCATATATGTGACCAGTTGTGATTAATATTGAGCAGAAAGCATGCGTGAGAAACGTGATGGACTCAGTGATGGATTCGCTGCGTCGCGATCCCAATCGAAAGTTTGTGTTTGCGGAAATGGTAAAAACATGCATATGCCATTGGTTGCGCGCCTTTTAATTTAATCAACCAacaactaatgtttttttttgatcataaaaaccatattatatatatgagaaaGGCATTCTTTACGCGTTGGTGGGGAGAACAAAACTCCGAGACACACGAACAAGTGAAGAAGCTTGTGCATTCCGGACAACTTGAGTTTGTGTAAGTGTTGTGATCAAAATTTTGGGATCATAATTTCAGAGAATGATAATGTGGGGCCCTGGGTGCAGAAACGGAGGATGGAGTATGAACGACGAAGCAGCGTGCCATTACATAGATATGATAGACCAGATGACGTTGGGGCATCGGTTTATAATGCAGACATTCAATATCACTCCACGCGCAGCTTGGCAGATCGATCCCTTTGGTCATTCCTCTGTGCAGGCTTACCTCCTGGGAGCAGAGCTAGGTTTTGATTCTCTTCATTTCGCGAGAATCGATTACCAAGACAGAGAGAAGCGCAAGGACGAGAAATCCTTAGAATTCATCTGGAGGGGATCCGAAACTTTTGCATCTTCTTCTCAGATATTCACCAATACCTTCCCTGTTCACTATAGCCCGCCCACTGGCTTTCACTACGAAATCACCGATGATTACGCTCCCCTCCAGGATGATCCTCTTTTGGATGCCTTCAACATCAAGGAGGCCGTTGACAATTTCGTCCATGCTTCACGCTTTTATGTACGTTTTTCAATTgaatcatttctttttttttttgggggggtaACTATTTGATGGggatgtatataaatatataaatatggacAGGCCAATGTGACTCGAGGGAACCATGTGATGTGGACAATGGGTGATGATTTTCAGTACCAGTTCGCCGAGTCTTGGTTCAGACAGATGGACAGATTGATCCATTATGTTAACAAGGTTtcctcttttcctttttcttctctcCCTCCCCCATTCCTCCTCACATTcaactttctttctttttgcaggATGGCCGTGTGAACGCCGTCTACTCCACACCATCTCTCTATGTTGATGCCAAGAATGCTGACAACAACATCACTTGGCCTCTCAAGACACATGACTTTTTCCCGTTAGTTACCCCCTATTAGTATCACTATCACTGTATACTTGAAACAACATTCCTCGATCGTTGAGCTTCATTTTCTAAATCACATGTGTTCACTGTAGATATGCAGATCGGGATAACGCCTACTGGACTGGCTACTTCACCAGCCGCCCTTCTTTTAAACGTTATGTTCGCTCTCTTAGCGGATACTACTTGGTACTTAATCCAAGAGTCTCTCTAGTTTCTTTTGTCGAATTCAGACTCCAACATAGAAtgtgcttcttcttttttctttctctcatctcaaaaaaaaaaacaggctGCAAGGCAACTTGAGTTTCTGGTGGGAAAGAAATCTGGAGGTCCAAACACTTCCAGCCTTGGGGATGCTTTAGGAATAGCGCAGCACCATGATGGTGTCTCTGGAACTGCCAAGCAGCATGTGACAAATGATTATGCCAAAAGACTATCGCTTGGTGCTTCTGAGGTAACATAACCTACTTTTCAAAACTCTCTGCTGGGTTAACTGATTTCATCGTAATATTCATTCCCTAGGCAGAAAAAGTGGTGAATTCCGCGCTGGCAAACTTATTGAACAAGGCACATACAAAGCCTGACATATCATTAACCCAGGTATATATTTAGAGTGTTtggaatttagagtttaaaaatgCTGTGTATCTTTAATAGTAACCTGGTGTCATGGAATTAAATGAGCAGTGCTCGTCGATGAATATCAGCTATTGCCCAGTGACGGAAGAAACCATTTCAGACCAGAAGAGCTTGGTAATTCCATAGTCATGATTAAGATATATAGCTCCCATCTCTCAGCTTTGGCTTCAACTCTCTCAATGCTTGATCTTAATTCAGATTCTGGTGGCCTATAACTCCCTTGCATGGAATCGTACAGAAGTCATCAGGATTCCGGTTAGATTTCATGCCTTTTATATCTATCTAGTTTACTTGCTTCTTTGACTTTTAATTTCTCTGTTTGTCCCAGGTCAATGATGCAGGTTTAAACGTGGAAGATTCATCAGGAAACACCCTTGATGCTCAATACATTCCTATGGATAATGTCACGAGCAACCTGAGAAGTAACTACTCGAAAGCTTATTTAGGAATATCTTCTCAACAGAGTCCAAAGTATTGGCTTGTGTTTAAAGCAACAGTGCCTCCACTTGGTTGGAACACATTCTTCATATCTAAAGCAACCGGGGCAGGTAAGCGTACTCATTCAATAGAGAATTAATTACACACAAGATGTGCTTTGAACTCATGATTCTATCATGCATGCATATATAATGATATAGGAAGCAACAAAAACAGACACTCGCCAGGGACATTTAGTCCAATGAAGGGTATAACTGAGATTGGTCCAGGAAATCTAAAGCTCGTGTTTTCTCCAGACTCTGGTCTTCTCAAACAGATGCACAACTCCAGAACAGGAGTAATGTTTCTCAGTTTACTCTCTTGCACACTGAAAAATCTTGGAACTATGGTGACAATAAAGGATTCAAACACAAATGTTTCTGA includes:
- the LOC108827297 gene encoding probable alpha-mannosidase At5g66150, with amino-acid sequence MVRPGLCLLICVIVSVTCCLWLESVNGVYVKYGTEARVVPDKLNVHLVPHSHDDVGWLKTVDQYYIGSNNSIQKACVRNVMDSVMDSLRRDPNRKFVFAEMAFFTRWWGEQNSETHEQVKKLVHSGQLEFVNGGWSMNDEAACHYIDMIDQMTLGHRFIMQTFNITPRAAWQIDPFGHSSVQAYLLGAELGFDSLHFARIDYQDREKRKDEKSLEFIWRGSETFASSSQIFTNTFPVHYSPPTGFHYEITDDYAPLQDDPLLDAFNIKEAVDNFVHASRFYANVTRGNHVMWTMGDDFQYQFAESWFRQMDRLIHYVNKDGRVNAVYSTPSLYVDAKNADNNITWPLKTHDFFPYADRDNAYWTGYFTSRPSFKRYVRSLSGYYLAARQLEFLVGKKSGGPNTSSLGDALGIAQHHDGVSGTAKQHVTNDYAKRLSLGASEAEKVVNSALANLLNKAHTKPDISLTQCSSMNISYCPVTEETISDQKSLILVAYNSLAWNRTEVIRIPVNDAGLNVEDSSGNTLDAQYIPMDNVTSNLRSNYSKAYLGISSQQSPKYWLVFKATVPPLGWNTFFISKATGAGSNKNRHSPGTFSPMKGITEIGPGNLKLVFSPDSGLLKQMHNSRTGANILVDQNYLWYASNVGDSNNSQVSGAYIFRPNASLAYAASSKPELQIVRGPLVDEVHQQFSPWVSQVIRVYKDKEHAEFEYTIGPIPVGRDYVGKEVITRMVANMSTEKTFYTDSNGRDFLKRVRDNRTDWVLKVKEPIAGNYYPLNLGMYTKDKKVELSVLVDRATGGGSIKDGELELMLHRRTCMDDSRGVEESLEETVCINGTCTGLTVRGSYYVSINKVGGEGARWRRGTGQEIYSPLLMAFTHENKEKWKGSNSVKGNAMDPLYAFPPNVALITLQELDLGNVLLRLAHLYEAGEESEYSKVAKVELKKLFTGKTIKGVKEMSLAATQEKAKMKEKMKWKVEGEEAKSSSHTQKGGPLDSSALVVELAPMEIRTFLLQFSQKPAKQQQQQPRRRKFILGF